The sequence GAATCGGTTCCCCAGAGTGTGTTCACGATACTGGGCCACCACGTGGATATGCTGGTCGCACTCGGTCGGGGGGATGCGATCAACGCGATGCACGCGCCTGAATATCACCAATCGCTCTATCAGAAGTTCCTCCACCGACTGGAAGGCGTCTCAATCGACTGGGAGGGCCTGTATGCTTCGTGGCCACCGTCAAAAGAGAAACTCTACGAACTGAACAGCGATGTCCACATAGCTGATCCAGCGAAGGTTGCGACAGCCGAGGGATGGGACAACGACAGCCTCCAAGAGATAGGCACAAACGTTGGCCCGTGGTTCGGAAACACGCTCAGCGGCACGCAGCAGGAGCCGCCATCAGGCTGGCCCGATGCGTACGACTACTATACGCTCTGGGAAATCTTCGGAAAGATCGCGGAGGTCTTTCGGGAAAGGGAACGATACGAGGCATTCGTATCTGTCCGCGAATCGATGATGGAAACTATCAGCGCGGGCCTTCCGTCAGAAAGTGAACAGCTGAGTGCGGCACTGGTCCTGTTCTCTACATCCGGCGAGAAAATCTGGGGCTACAAGATGAACCATCCGGGCTACTACGCTGCTCACACCCGCCCGCTGGGTGCGACCGATGCGTTAGCCGATGCTGTCGGTGACGGGTACGGCGACGACGGACGGAACATCACGCTCGACACCGAACTGCTTCTCGAATCCGATCCATACGTGCTACTCGTTCTCGGGCCAATGGCGGGGTCCCACAATCTCGACGATATCCGGTCACAGCTGGAGGACAACGAGGTGACAAGAAAAATCACTGCTGTCCAAGAGGGACAGATATACGCGCAAGGTGCGCGTCGGCAGGGTCCGATTCTGAACCTGTTCCAGACGGAGATGACCGCGAAACAGTTGTACCCCGACCAGTTCGGTGAGTGGCCAGGCTACGCCGAGGGCGATCCGTACCCCGAAATTCCCGCCGGGGAACAACTGTTCGACCGCCAGCGGGTCGCCGACATAATCACGGGTGCGGGACAGTGACTGACGCCGAGAAGACGCCGCGTGGACGGCCTACACGTAGGGACTATATCAGGGATGCTGGGATAATTGCAGGCGGCAGTTTACTCGCCGGGTGTGCCGGCGATGCTGTCTCAGAATCCACCCCAAGAGAGAATCGAGAGACACCCACGGCGACCGGGACGAGATCGTATACCGTCTCCATGGAGCCGGTGGGCGACGTTACGTTCCAGACGGTTCCCGAGCGATGGCTCCCTTACGGTGGCGCCTACGCCGATATGGGCGTGGCCCTCGGACAGGCCGATGGTCTCACA is a genomic window of Haloarcula sp. H-GB4 containing:
- a CDS encoding ABC transporter substrate-binding protein → MGTVEFESVPQSVFTILGHHVDMLVALGRGDAINAMHAPEYHQSLYQKFLHRLEGVSIDWEGLYASWPPSKEKLYELNSDVHIADPAKVATAEGWDNDSLQEIGTNVGPWFGNTLSGTQQEPPSGWPDAYDYYTLWEIFGKIAEVFRERERYEAFVSVRESMMETISAGLPSESEQLSAALVLFSTSGEKIWGYKMNHPGYYAAHTRPLGATDALADAVGDGYGDDGRNITLDTELLLESDPYVLLVLGPMAGSHNLDDIRSQLEDNEVTRKITAVQEGQIYAQGARRQGPILNLFQTEMTAKQLYPDQFGEWPGYAEGDPYPEIPAGEQLFDRQRVADIITGAGQ